The genomic segment TGGCGAGCAGCGTGTCCCTCGCGCAGCTCTGCGCGAGCAGCTCCGCGGCGTTTTCGTCCAGCAGGTCGAAGGAGGGATCGAGCCCGATGGAAGGGCCGAAGCGGCGCAGGAGCCTCGCGCAGAACGAGTGGAAGGTGCCGATGAACGCCTGGTCCAGCCTGAACCGCTCGGCCGAGGGGACGTAGGCGCGCAGCTTGGCCCTGATCTCGCCCGCCGCCTTCTCGGTGAAGGTGATGGCCAGCACCCCGGAGAGCCGCGCCCAGTCGCCGCTGCCCGGCCTCGCGGGGTCGCAGCCCACGATCGTGAGTATGCGGCGTATCAGGACCGCGGTCTTTCCCGAGCCCGCGGCCGCGTCAACCGCCATCGACGACGAGACGGACTCCATCGCGTCCCGCTGCGCCTCAGTCGGCTGAAACCGTTCTGTGCCTGCAGATATCGCCATAATCGCACCGCTCGCAGTCCGCCCCGTCGGAGGCGGGGAAGAGCCCCTGCCTGATCGAGGAGGCGAACTCGGCCGATTTGCGCTCGGCCGAGAGGAGGAGCGCACCCATGCGCCCCCCGTCCATCTTGGAGTGGGCCCCGCCCACCCTGTAGCATTTCCCCTCGAAATCCTTCAGCACCAGCCCCTTTGTCTTGCCGCATGTCTTTCTGCCGTCGCCCGACGAGGACGCCTCCCTGATCTCCATGAGCAGCCCGCCGAGCGGCACGGCGTCGGCGAGGAGCGCGCCCTTGACCGCCCTTATGTAGAGCGGCAGCTGCAGGTGCGAGCCGCTCTCTATGCGGCCGGACACCTGCTCCTCCCGTCCGGTCTTGTAGTCGATCACGAGGAACATCCTGCGTTTTTGGTCCGCATCGATGCGGTCCACCCGTCCCCGTATGTAGAGCGGCCCCTGGCCCTTCACCTCGATCCTGAGCGCGTTGCCCTTCGCCATCGAGAACTCCCACTCGAACTCGCAGGGCGAGAGGGGAGAGGAGATGCTGCGCGCCTCTTCCCCCTCCGCACGGATCACCATGAGCGCCATGCCGGCGGCCTCGTCGATCTCCCGCTCCCTGAGGCCCGGGCTCACGTATTCGAGCCCCGCGCCTTGTTCCGTCCACACCGCCTCGGCGATCTTCCTGACGCTCCTCTCAAGATTCCCGGCGATCCCCGGTCCCCTCTCACGGGTCCCGGGTCCCGGATTCCGGCTCACGAGTCTTGAATCCCGGTAATATCTCGCCAGTATCTCGTGCACGACTCTTCCGCGGTCCATGGGCCGTATCTGGGGCGTTTCCTCCGGCGGCTCGGTCGCGCGAAGCGCGTACTGCGCGAAGAATGCGAACGGGCACTCGGCGTATCTCTCGAGCGCGGTGGGGCTGAACTCAGCGGCGGTGAACCGCTCCCTCATCGCCTCCCGCGCGGCGCGGGAGCGGAGCACCCCCATGTGATTGCCGTGCCTCGACTCGCGCGGTTCCTCTCCGGCGATCCTTGCGAGCTCCACCTCGATGATCCTGTCCGTCTCGCCTCCCTTGCGGCCGCGGGGCCCGGCCCCCAGCACGCACGGGGCGAGCGGCCGGGGCGCTTCGCCGGTGCCTATGAACCGGTCGACGAAGGGGGAGGGGATGGTCTGGCCGCCGCTGTCTGCGACCGCCGGGAAGAGGAGGGTGATCCGGCCGGTGCATTTTTCGAGCATGGTCTCGAAGGCGTAGGACTCCCTCGCGTGCATGTCCTCCGCGTCGGGGAATATCCTGCGGATCGCCTCCTCCCTCCAGTCGGAGAAGAAGAGGGTCTCGCCCGGACGCGCCGGGAACGATCCCTCTGTCATGCGGGGCACGATCACGCCCCCGGCCTCGCGCGCGAGGGGCAGGCCGAGCGGGTGGAGCCGGAACGGCAGCACCGACTCCAGCATGGTGGAGCGCGCGGTGCGAAGGCCGAGATCGTGACGGAAAAGCTGCGCGAACTGCTCGCGGCCGATCGTGATCGCGCCCGTTGCCCACTCGGCGGCGGAGAGGGCGGCCAGCGACTCCTCGATTATCCCGGCTGCCGCGAGGCTGCGCGCCGCGACCCTCCCGCGGCCGCGCCGTTCCCTGAGGGCCGCGACCCAGGGCCTCGCCCTCCTTCGGAGCTCCGCCATCTCCCGCATGCGCGACGCGAACACGGAGGGCGTCGCGCGGGACGGCAGGCGCCCGACGGAATCGGGCGACAGGAGCTCGTGGGCCAGGGGCGAGCCCATGGCGCCGTCGGGCGTGGGGTGCTCGGGCAAAAGATCCATGGAGTGGGCCTCGGACAAGAACCACTCGAGGAACGAATCTTGCGCCCGCGCGGCGACCACGAAATCGGAGGCGCGCAGCCCTTCGCCCTGAACGATGAGTGCCGCGTGGCGCGCCTCCTGCGCCGGCGTCGCCGCCTTGAGCACGCGGACGCGGGGTGCCTTCGCAGGAGCCGGCGCAAGGCGCTGCTCCCCGTCCGCTGCGGAGAGCCAGGCGTCCCGCGCGCGGCGCAGCCAGTCCGCGAACGGCCGCTCCGAGTCGGACGAGGCCGATGGGCACGTGATCGTGATCTCTGCGTCCTCTCTGCCCGCGGCGAGCGCGCGCACCATCGCGAGCTGGGCCGGCGACGGCATGGCGAACTCGTCGAAGACGATCGTCCCCATCCCCGAGAGCCCGGGCGCCCCTTCGATCGCGGCCCTTATCGCGAGCATGGTGAGGTCCCCCTCGTCGAGGAGGCCCCTGCCTGTGAGCTCCCTGTCGTACTCACCGTAGACGCGGATGAGATCCCTCTCCCTGAGGCAGGTCTCGCCCGTGCCTGAGACGATCTCAGCGAGGTCGGAGGGACCGACCAGGTTCTCCTTGAGCGCGAGGATCGTGCCGGCAAACGATTCGGCGGTGGAGTAGGAGCGGGCGGCCGCTCCGAAATGGGAGAGGCGCATCTTCCCGAGGAGGCCGAGCACGATGAGCAGGGAGTGCTGCCTGGTCGCGACCGGGAGCGCCGGCGCGGCGAGCCTCCTCACGAATCCGGCCCAGTCCTCTATAGAGTCGGCGCGCATCGCCTTCAAGGGGCCCGAAAGCCCCGCGGCGAACCGGCGCCTGAGCAGGGTCGCTGTCGCCCGGTCGGGGACAACGACCATGCCGGTGCGGCCCGGGTC from the Pseudomonadota bacterium genome contains:
- a CDS encoding PD-(D/E)XK nuclease family protein — its product is MPATLVTGPINSGKTSLALKILAGCDPGRTGMVVVPDRATATLLRRRFAAGLSGPLKAMRADSIEDWAGFVRRLAAPALPVATRQHSLLIVLGLLGKMRLSHFGAAARSYSTAESFAGTILALKENLVGPSDLAEIVSGTGETCLRERDLIRVYGEYDRELTGRGLLDEGDLTMLAIRAAIEGAPGLSGMGTIVFDEFAMPSPAQLAMVRALAAGREDAEITITCPSASSDSERPFADWLRRARDAWLSAADGEQRLAPAPAKAPRVRVLKAATPAQEARHAALIVQGEGLRASDFVVAARAQDSFLEWFLSEAHSMDLLPEHPTPDGAMGSPLAHELLSPDSVGRLPSRATPSVFASRMREMAELRRRARPWVAALRERRGRGRVAARSLAAAGIIEESLAALSAAEWATGAITIGREQFAQLFRHDLGLRTARSTMLESVLPFRLHPLGLPLAREAGGVIVPRMTEGSFPARPGETLFFSDWREEAIRRIFPDAEDMHARESYAFETMLEKCTGRITLLFPAVADSGGQTIPSPFVDRFIGTGEAPRPLAPCVLGAGPRGRKGGETDRIIEVELARIAGEEPRESRHGNHMGVLRSRAAREAMRERFTAAEFSPTALERYAECPFAFFAQYALRATEPPEETPQIRPMDRGRVVHEILARYYRDSRLVSRNPGPGTRERGPGIAGNLERSVRKIAEAVWTEQGAGLEYVSPGLREREIDEAAGMALMVIRAEGEEARSISSPLSPCEFEWEFSMAKGNALRIEVKGQGPLYIRGRVDRIDADQKRRMFLVIDYKTGREEQVSGRIESGSHLQLPLYIRAVKGALLADAVPLGGLLMEIREASSSGDGRKTCGKTKGLVLKDFEGKCYRVGGAHSKMDGGRMGALLLSAERKSAEFASSIRQGLFPASDGADCERCDYGDICRHRTVSAD